A stretch of Acipenser ruthenus chromosome 1, fAciRut3.2 maternal haplotype, whole genome shotgun sequence DNA encodes these proteins:
- the LOC117400053 gene encoding small integral membrane protein 15 isoform X1 — protein sequence MPGVRPLTCHSYSPLFQQFVGKTAIPKVHLERCYANHLPVVSIVVRRRDSFILPVLLVLTGGPRRKMLDVKAWAEYIVEWAAKDPYGFLTTVILALTPLFIASAVLSWKLAKMIEIRDREQKKKQKRQENIAKAKRAKKD from the exons ATGCCTGGTGTGAGACCTCTGACTTGTCATTCATACTCGCCTCTGTTCCAACAGTTTGTTGGTAAAACTGCAATTCCCAAAGTGCACTTGGAGAGGTGTTACGCAAATCATCTTCCTGTAGTGAGCATTGTGGTGAGACGGCGGGATTCCTTCATTCTTCCGGTTCTTTTG GTGTTGACAGGAGGACCTAGAAGAAAGATGCTTGACGTAAAAGCCTGGGCAGAGTACATCGTTGAGTGGGCTGCAAAAGACCCCTACGGCTTCCTTACCACTGTGATCTTGGCCCTTACGCCACTATTCATAGCCAGTGCTGTGTTGTCATGGAAGCTTGCAAAAATGATTGAGATCAGGGATCGAGaacaaaagaagaaacaaaaacgtCAAGAAAACATTGCAAAAGCAAAGAGGGCAAAGAAAGACTAA
- the LOC117400053 gene encoding small integral membrane protein 15 isoform X2: protein MLDVKAWAEYIVEWAAKDPYGFLTTVILALTPLFIASAVLSWKLAKMIEIRDREQKKKQKRQENIAKAKRAKKD from the coding sequence ATGCTTGACGTAAAAGCCTGGGCAGAGTACATCGTTGAGTGGGCTGCAAAAGACCCCTACGGCTTCCTTACCACTGTGATCTTGGCCCTTACGCCACTATTCATAGCCAGTGCTGTGTTGTCATGGAAGCTTGCAAAAATGATTGAGATCAGGGATCGAGaacaaaagaagaaacaaaaacgtCAAGAAAACATTGCAAAAGCAAAGAGGGCAAAGAAAGACTAA